In Deltaproteobacteria bacterium, one DNA window encodes the following:
- a CDS encoding amidohydrolase family protein produces MSEPFDLLIRRARLRRRPGALYDIAVRAGRIEVIEESPDLEAAVVLDAAGGLVTEPFVNPHLHLDKVYTLKRLDEESSLRAYHGEGMGSAMKAIEAASRVKESYSQDWIVENARRALRAAALHGNTHIRAFADVDTKARLEGVKALLQVKEEFRGVVELQVVAFPQDGVVREPGAADLVREAVALGADVVGGIPWIEYTDAAAGEHVRRMFEIAVANDKPVSMLVDDAGDPGLRTLEMMAVHAIESGWQGRVLAHHARAMALYPEPYFQKLAALLRQAGMPVVTDPHTGPLHARVRKLLAAGVRVCLGQDDVSDAYYPFGRNNMLEVAFLASHLLWMTTEDDMEQLYDMITVDAARAMGLDNVRLEVGAPADMVVLAAPSVLEALREHRAPVHVIRNGRAVETS; encoded by the coding sequence ATGAGCGAACCATTCGATCTCTTGATACGGAGGGCGCGGCTGCGGCGCCGGCCGGGAGCACTGTATGACATCGCCGTGCGCGCGGGACGCATCGAGGTCATCGAGGAGTCGCCGGACCTGGAGGCCGCGGTGGTTCTGGACGCGGCCGGAGGCCTCGTCACCGAACCCTTCGTCAACCCCCACCTGCATCTCGACAAGGTGTACACCTTGAAGCGGCTGGACGAGGAGTCGTCGCTGCGCGCCTATCACGGCGAGGGGATGGGCAGCGCCATGAAAGCCATCGAGGCGGCGTCGCGGGTCAAGGAGTCCTACAGCCAGGACTGGATCGTCGAGAACGCCAGGCGGGCACTCCGCGCCGCCGCGCTCCACGGCAACACACACATCCGGGCGTTCGCCGACGTGGATACCAAGGCGCGCCTCGAAGGCGTCAAGGCGCTGCTCCAGGTCAAGGAGGAGTTCCGCGGCGTGGTGGAACTGCAGGTGGTGGCGTTTCCCCAGGACGGCGTCGTGCGCGAGCCCGGCGCCGCCGACCTGGTGCGGGAGGCGGTGGCCTTGGGCGCGGACGTGGTGGGCGGCATCCCGTGGATCGAGTACACGGACGCCGCGGCGGGCGAGCACGTGCGCCGGATGTTCGAGATCGCCGTCGCCAACGACAAGCCCGTTTCCATGCTCGTGGACGACGCCGGCGACCCCGGCCTGCGCACCCTGGAGATGATGGCCGTCCATGCCATCGAGAGCGGCTGGCAGGGACGTGTGCTCGCGCATCACGCCCGCGCCATGGCGCTCTACCCCGAGCCCTACTTCCAGAAGCTCGCGGCGCTCCTGCGGCAGGCCGGCATGCCCGTGGTCACCGACCCCCACACCGGCCCGCTCCACGCCCGCGTGCGCAAGCTCCTGGCTGCCGGCGTCCGCGTTTGCCTGGGCCAGGACGACGTCTCCGACGCCTACTACCCCTTCGGCCGCAACAACATGCTGGAAGTCGCGTTCCTCGCCTCGCATCTGCTGTGGATGACCACCGAGGACGACATGGAACAGCTCTACGACATGATCACCGTCGACGCCGCCCGCGCCATGGGGCTCGACAACGTGCGTCTGGAGGTCGGCGCTCCGGCCGACATGGTGGTGCTGGCGGCGCCGTCCGTGCTGGAAGCCCTGCGCGAACACCGGGCGCCGGTGCACGTGATACGGAACGGGAGGGCTGTGGAGACGTCGTGA
- a CDS encoding clan AA aspartic protease — protein sequence MGTTYVDVIIRNPADRQRSWTGKFLVDTGAFDSLVPRRHLAEIGLQPRGRRDYVLADGKSTVLDITVAEIEFEGEIVGGTVVYCEEDAQPLLGVTALESGGFEVDPRGEELKRLPAVLLKKLVA from the coding sequence ATGGGTACAACCTACGTTGACGTCATCATCCGGAATCCCGCGGACCGACAAAGAAGCTGGACTGGGAAATTCCTCGTCGACACCGGAGCATTCGACTCGCTGGTGCCGAGGCGGCACCTCGCAGAGATCGGACTTCAACCGAGGGGACGACGCGACTACGTACTTGCGGACGGGAAATCCACCGTCTTGGACATCACGGTCGCCGAGATCGAATTCGAGGGAGAGATCGTGGGCGGGACGGTCGTTTACTGCGAAGAAGACGCACAGCCGCTGCTCGGCGTCACCGCGCTGGAGTCCGGTGGTTTCGAGGTCGACCCGCGTGGTGAGGAGTTGAAGCGGTTGCCGGCGGTCTTGCTGAAGAAGCTCGTCGCCTGA
- the fdrA gene encoding acyl-CoA synthetase FdrA — translation MTTLTRVIRNCYRDSLSLMQLSARVSETAGVDATAVVMATDGNQELLRDAGLLAGEADGGANDILVVIRGEDTRVLEAAFAGLAEELNREPPASRGVGRTEAILPRSLAMSLREASANLALISVPGEYAAAEAFKALRLGLHVMLFSAGVAQADEVTLKEYAGANGLLVMGPDCGTAIINGVPLGFANVVRRGDIGCVGASGTGLQEVTTLIHRHGGGVSQVIGTGGRDLSGAVGGLSTLQALEALARDPETRVIVVVSKPPDPEVTALVVERAGRAGKPVVVNFLGADPETGAAGVVAARTLEEAAGRAVALSQGVPYSPNAAPSHGTGMKERNPRTGTARGPGQRYIRGLYSGGTLAAEAVMVLREAVDPVYSNTSMPPALDDIWKSQGHAVVDLGDARLTRGRPHPMIDPRMRAERILGEADDPEVAVIVLDVVLGYGAHDDPAGALAPVIREARHTAERAGRSISFVASVCGTPDDPQDASRQERTLHAAGVVLGRSNAEAARIALELARGGRQGNHD, via the coding sequence ATGACCACTCTGACGCGAGTTATCCGCAATTGCTACCGCGACTCCCTGTCGCTCATGCAGCTATCGGCGCGAGTGTCGGAGACCGCGGGCGTTGACGCCACGGCCGTGGTGATGGCGACGGACGGGAACCAGGAGCTGCTGCGCGACGCGGGGCTCCTCGCCGGCGAGGCGGATGGGGGAGCCAACGATATCCTGGTGGTGATCCGGGGTGAGGACACCCGTGTCCTGGAGGCGGCCTTCGCCGGGCTTGCGGAAGAGTTGAACCGGGAGCCGCCGGCGTCTCGCGGGGTGGGACGCACGGAGGCCATTCTGCCGCGCAGCCTGGCCATGAGTCTGCGGGAGGCGTCGGCCAACCTGGCGCTCATCTCCGTGCCCGGCGAGTACGCGGCCGCCGAGGCCTTCAAGGCCTTGCGGCTGGGGCTCCACGTGATGCTGTTCAGCGCCGGCGTGGCCCAAGCGGACGAGGTGACGCTCAAGGAGTATGCCGGCGCCAACGGGCTGCTGGTGATGGGTCCCGACTGCGGCACGGCCATCATCAACGGCGTGCCACTGGGTTTCGCCAACGTGGTGCGACGCGGCGACATCGGCTGCGTCGGCGCCTCCGGCACCGGCCTCCAGGAAGTGACTACCCTCATCCATCGGCACGGCGGCGGCGTCTCCCAGGTAATCGGCACCGGCGGGCGCGACCTCTCCGGCGCCGTGGGCGGCCTCTCCACCCTGCAGGCGCTGGAAGCGCTGGCCCGAGACCCGGAGACGCGCGTCATCGTGGTGGTCTCCAAGCCCCCGGACCCGGAGGTGACGGCGCTGGTCGTCGAGCGGGCCGGACGTGCCGGCAAGCCCGTAGTGGTGAATTTTCTTGGTGCGGACCCGGAGACCGGGGCGGCGGGCGTCGTCGCGGCGCGGACCCTCGAAGAGGCCGCCGGCCGCGCGGTGGCGCTGTCCCAAGGGGTGCCCTACTCACCGAACGCGGCGCCGAGTCACGGTACCGGAATGAAAGAGAGGAACCCGCGCACTGGTACCGCCAGAGGACCCGGCCAACGGTACATCCGCGGGCTCTACAGCGGCGGCACGCTGGCCGCGGAGGCTGTGATGGTGCTGCGTGAGGCGGTGGACCCGGTCTACAGCAATACTTCCATGCCCCCCGCCCTGGATGATATCTGGAAGAGCCAGGGACACGCCGTGGTGGACCTTGGCGACGCCCGGCTCACGCGGGGACGCCCGCATCCGATGATCGATCCGCGGATGCGCGCCGAACGCATCCTTGGCGAAGCGGACGACCCGGAGGTGGCCGTGATCGTCCTCGACGTCGTCCTGGGTTACGGTGCTCACGACGACCCCGCCGGGGCGTTGGCGCCGGTCATCCGGGAAGCACGACACACGGCGGAGCGGGCCGGGCGCAGCATCTCTTTCGTCGCTTCCGTGTGTGGGACGCCGGACGATCCGCAAGACGCCTCGCGGCAGGAACGCACGTTGCACGCGGCGGGCGTCGTCCTGGGCCGCAGCAATGCGGAAGCCGCGCGGATCGCGCTCGAGCTCGCGCGCGGCGGGCGACAGGGAAACCATGATTGA
- a CDS encoding DNA repair exonuclease yields MNAAASILAIGDVHLGTACSGVPGAISAWGVDLAELTPAAALRLSVDFAIEQQLDAVLFAGDVVESTNAGFEAMVPLEESVGRLLDAGIEVIAVAGNHDVGVLPRLAALIDGFTLLGAGGEWEARTISKDGSPVAQVVGWSFGDRYVRESPVAQLLGQPLRTPSPLVPRIGLLHADLDASGGHYAPVTRAELDGTGYDAWLLGHIHKPSLEGLSMSTGTRPCGYLGSLVGLDPSETGPHGPWLLTVSSDGGMDVRQVPLAPLRWEQVAVSVEGLEQVEDLPDRLLSNAEGLVRQLGGKAPLPRALGLRVRLTGTSGCHAEIRRWIAGGEWISMGRVVDGTAVFFNKIVDSMELRLDLAEIALGNDPAALMAQRLLVLRDDDDRSRTLLDKARAALSETAREDVWLPVGDHRNATDPLSDDALRDLLFRSGQAALHAILAGRKESEPS; encoded by the coding sequence ATGAACGCAGCCGCTTCCATTCTCGCCATCGGTGATGTTCATCTCGGCACCGCCTGCTCGGGTGTGCCCGGCGCCATCTCCGCCTGGGGAGTGGACTTGGCGGAACTCACGCCGGCGGCGGCGCTCCGGCTATCCGTTGATTTCGCCATCGAGCAGCAACTCGACGCGGTCCTGTTCGCCGGCGACGTGGTCGAAAGCACCAACGCCGGATTCGAGGCAATGGTGCCGCTCGAGGAAAGCGTCGGGCGGTTGCTGGACGCCGGAATCGAGGTCATCGCCGTTGCCGGCAACCATGACGTCGGGGTATTGCCGCGGCTGGCGGCTCTGATCGACGGGTTCACCCTGCTGGGCGCCGGCGGCGAGTGGGAAGCAAGAACGATATCGAAGGACGGGTCTCCCGTCGCCCAGGTGGTCGGCTGGTCTTTCGGCGACCGGTACGTGCGCGAGAGTCCGGTGGCGCAGCTCCTCGGACAACCGCTTCGGACGCCCTCGCCCCTTGTCCCCAGGATCGGTCTGCTGCACGCGGACCTGGACGCCTCCGGCGGACACTACGCGCCCGTTACACGGGCCGAGCTTGACGGTACCGGCTACGACGCCTGGCTCCTGGGCCACATCCACAAGCCCTCCCTTGAGGGGCTGTCCATGTCAACCGGAACCCGGCCCTGCGGTTATCTCGGTTCGCTTGTCGGGCTCGACCCGTCGGAAACGGGTCCTCACGGGCCCTGGCTCCTGACGGTGTCGAGTGACGGCGGCATGGACGTCCGGCAAGTTCCCCTCGCACCGCTCCGATGGGAGCAGGTGGCCGTGTCGGTGGAAGGGCTCGAGCAGGTCGAGGACCTACCGGACAGGCTGTTGAGCAACGCGGAGGGACTTGTCCGCCAGCTTGGGGGAAAAGCCCCTCTTCCCCGTGCGCTCGGTCTGCGCGTGCGACTCACGGGGACAAGCGGCTGTCACGCGGAAATCCGGCGGTGGATCGCCGGCGGCGAGTGGATTTCGATGGGGCGGGTGGTGGACGGCACGGCGGTGTTCTTCAACAAGATCGTTGACTCGATGGAGTTGCGGCTGGACCTGGCGGAAATCGCGCTGGGCAATGATCCGGCCGCCCTGATGGCACAGCGGCTCCTGGTGCTCAGGGACGACGACGACCGGTCCAGGACGCTGCTCGACAAGGCGCGCGCTGCGTTGAGCGAGACCGCCCGGGAGGATGTCTGGTTGCCGGTTGGGGATCATCGCAATGCCACCGACCCTCTGTCGGACGATGCCCTGCGTGATCTCCTGTTCCGTTCGGGGCAGGCGGCGTTGCACGCCATCCTCGCCGGCCGCAAGGAAAGCGAGCCATCGTGA
- a CDS encoding alpha/beta fold hydrolase, producing MPILQRDDIELYYEVTGEGRPFVFISETACDGEVWKMYPVPEFSRDHQCITFDYRGTGRSGKPSIKYSTDMFADDIAAIMDHVGAEDAIVCGHSMGGRVAQLLALDHPGKVSKLILASTGASFPDTKGIPLKLATQMVEMGYERYVSDGSVAVGFTEAFAQQYPERVQAYLDVRMANPCPPEFYLRHVIARQEHDTSHRLKDITVPTLILVGEDDRSVTSDMDHRTSADILANGIPGARLVIFPGERHSYFFANPDASFKAIRDFLQQ from the coding sequence GTGCCGATCCTGCAACGCGATGACATAGAGCTCTACTACGAGGTTACGGGCGAGGGCCGCCCCTTCGTCTTCATCAGTGAAACCGCCTGCGACGGCGAGGTGTGGAAGATGTACCCGGTGCCGGAGTTCTCCAGGGACCACCAGTGCATCACCTTCGACTACCGGGGCACGGGCCGCTCCGGCAAGCCGTCGATCAAGTACAGCACCGACATGTTCGCCGACGACATCGCCGCCATCATGGACCATGTGGGCGCGGAGGACGCCATTGTCTGCGGGCACTCCATGGGCGGCCGCGTGGCGCAGCTCCTGGCCCTGGACCACCCGGGGAAGGTGAGCAAGCTCATCCTGGCGTCCACCGGCGCGTCGTTCCCCGACACCAAGGGGATTCCCCTCAAGCTGGCCACGCAGATGGTGGAGATGGGTTACGAGCGCTACGTGAGCGACGGTTCCGTGGCCGTGGGCTTCACCGAGGCCTTCGCCCAGCAGTACCCGGAACGCGTCCAGGCCTACCTGGACGTGCGCATGGCCAACCCGTGCCCGCCCGAGTTTTACCTGCGCCACGTCATCGCGCGCCAGGAGCACGACACCAGCCACCGGCTGAAGGACATCACCGTTCCCACCCTGATCCTGGTAGGGGAGGACGACCGCAGCGTCACCAGCGACATGGACCACCGCACGTCGGCGGATATCCTGGCCAACGGCATCCCAGGCGCCCGCCTGGTGATCTTTCCCGGCGAGCGCCACAGCTACTTTTTCGCCAACCCGGACGCGTCGTTCAAGGCCATCCGGGACTTTCTGCAGCAGTGA
- a CDS encoding AAA family ATPase: MKLRRLAIDRLPGINQPFEIEAAGAGFHVVFGPNGIGKSSICRAVEGLYWEDRGSSRLTSVTGEFELDGETWWGEREGARTRWQRGDESNVSPSLPPSHNSRCFFLNLRDLIDPSRDGTADIASEIQRQMSGGFDLDRIAANLFAGVAAQRSRGERNDFNQAAENVQQAVGRHADLVRRADELDELKTQLHDAETATHRLALVERAVGLARRREELAGIMERIRALPGALATLTGKEVEVIERPQALVAGWAEPGRSL, from the coding sequence GTGAAGCTCAGGCGACTTGCCATAGACCGGCTGCCCGGAATCAACCAACCCTTCGAAATCGAAGCAGCGGGAGCAGGCTTTCACGTCGTATTCGGTCCGAACGGGATCGGCAAGTCGAGCATCTGCCGCGCCGTCGAGGGGTTGTACTGGGAAGACCGCGGTTCCTCGCGGCTCACGTCGGTGACCGGCGAATTCGAACTGGACGGAGAAACCTGGTGGGGCGAGCGCGAAGGGGCGCGTACGCGCTGGCAGCGAGGCGACGAAAGCAATGTTTCTCCGAGCCTGCCCCCTTCCCACAACTCTCGTTGCTTCTTTCTGAACCTCCGGGACCTGATCGATCCGTCCCGGGACGGCACCGCCGACATCGCCTCCGAAATCCAGCGGCAGATGTCCGGCGGATTCGACCTGGACAGGATCGCCGCGAACCTGTTCGCCGGTGTTGCCGCCCAACGCAGCCGCGGCGAACGGAACGATTTCAACCAGGCGGCGGAGAACGTCCAGCAGGCGGTGGGAAGGCACGCCGATCTCGTGCGGCGCGCGGATGAGCTCGATGAGTTGAAGACGCAACTCCACGACGCGGAAACCGCCACCCACCGGCTCGCTCTCGTCGAGCGTGCCGTCGGACTCGCGCGCCGCCGGGAAGAACTTGCCGGCATCATGGAGAGGATCAGGGCCTTGCCCGGCGCCTTGGCGACCCTGACCGGCAAGGAGGTCGAGGTGATCGAGCGGCCGCAGGCTCTGGTGGCCGGGTGGGCCGAACCGGGTCGTTCCCTCTAA